The following coding sequences lie in one Populus trichocarpa isolate Nisqually-1 chromosome 14, P.trichocarpa_v4.1, whole genome shotgun sequence genomic window:
- the LOC7488900 gene encoding uncharacterized protein LOC7488900, translated as MDQVLPIALISVLLGTAIALIFFKNYFLKRKSEIGSIAKPEIHPDPLRKPPKPTHQSKKSHSHASSDKDHNKKHHPLDLNTLKGHGDSVTGLCFSYDGRSLATACADGVVRVFKLDDASSKSFKFLRINVPAGGHPVAVAFSDDASSVVLASHTLSGSSLYMWGEEKVKDSNDSKQQPKLPLPEIKWEHHKIHEKKVVLTLVGTASTYGNGDGSTIVASCSEGTDIKIWHGKTGKNLGTVDTNQLKNTMAAISPNGRFIAAAAFTADVKVWEIVYSKDGSVKEVPKVMQLKGHRSAVTWLCFTPDSEQIITASKDGSIRIWNINVRYHLDEDPKTLKVFPIPLHDSNGGTLHYDRLSLSPDGRILVATHGSMLQWLCVETGKVLDTADRAHDGDITWIAWAPKPIPTGDGQTSILATASVDKKVKLWAAPPLRSA; from the exons ATGGATCAGGTCCTCCCGATTGCTCTTATCTCGGTCCTTCTCGGTACTGCAATTGCTCTTATCTTCTTTAAAAACTACTTTCTCAAAAGAAAATCCGAAATTGGATCCATCGCGAAACCCGAAATCCATCCGGATCCTCTTAGAAAACCTCCTAAACCTACTCATCAATCCAAAAAGTCTCACTCTCATGCCTCTTCTGATAAG GATCATAACAAGAAACATCATCCGTTGGATTTGAATACTTTGAAAGGTCACGGTGATTCAGTTACGGGCCTGTGTTTCTCTTATGATGGACGCAGTTTGGCTACCG cttgtGCAGATGGAGTGGTGAGGGTGTTCAAGTTAGATGATGCTTCGAGTAAAAGTTTCAA GTTTTTGAGAATTAATGTGCCGGCTGGAGGTCACCCGGTTGCAGTGGCGTTTTCTGATGACGCGTCATCTGTCGTGTTGGCGTCGCACACACTGTCTGGTTCGTCCTTATATATGTGGGGAGAGGAAAAGGTCAAAGATTCTAATGACTCTAAGCAGCAACCAAAGCTTCCGCTCCCAGAAATCAAATGGGAACATCACAAAATTCATGAGAAAAAGGTGGTTTTGACCCTGGTTGGAACTGCTTCAACTTATGGCAATGGCGACGGAAGTACAATTGTGGCCTCTTGTTCGGAAG gtactgatatcaaaatttGGCATGGAAAGACAGGAAAGAATTTGGGGACTGTCGAtacaaatcaattgaaaaacacaATGGCTGCTATATCACCAAATGGACGTTTCATTGCTGCTGCAGCTTTTACTGCAGATGTGAAG GTATGGGAGATTGTGTATTCAAAGGATGGTTCTGTCAAGGAGGTTCCAAAAGTCATGCAACTTAAAGGGCACAGG aGTGCAGTAACATGGTTATGCTTCACTCCAGACTCGGAGCAAATCATCACAGCCTCCAAAGATGGTTCAATAAGAATATGGAACATCAATG TTCGTTATCATCTTGATGAGGATCCAAAGACTTTAAAGGTGTTTCCGATTCCACTTCATGATTCAAATGGTGGAACTTTGCATTATGATCGTCTCAGTTTATCCCCTGATGGAAGGATATTGGTTGCAACCCATGGTTCGATGCTGCAGTGGTTATGTGTTGAAACTGGAAAGGTTTTGGACACAGCTGACAGAGCCCATGATG GTGACATCACATGGATTGCTTGGGCGCCGAAGCCTATTCCAACAG GTGATGGACAAACGTCCATTTTGGCCACAGCCAGTGTTGACAAGAAAGTGAAGTTATGGGCAGCTCCACCACTCCGATCAGCATAA